The following coding sequences are from one Rathayibacter sp. SW19 window:
- a CDS encoding type I restriction endonuclease subunit R, producing MTGISEADWENAALETLAEPLGWQPLRGDQIALGSGEREAWDELLIRPRLLDAMRRLNPDVPVTYLQQAAAEIAAPKSLDAITENYRIHEYLVGGYPLNYIDSNGLEQNPRIRLLGAPEQNDWLAVNQVTIRQGDLHRRFDIVLYVNGMPLSIVELKKAGSTSTGVAPAHAQLQTYLREFPMAFRFCVFTLASDGLDAKYGTPFTPLNHFAPWNVDDDGAPLTQPRIEGAVDVLPLDDALNGLYSQKRFLQLTRNFTAFDEGSEGLVKRIAKPHQYFAVTKAVDTTIQAVETNGKAGVVWHTQGSGKSMEMELYTNLVSRHPKLKNPTVIVVTDRNELDGQLFETFDRSLLLAEKPVQVRERAQLRDELSQRVTGGIYFTTLQKFGLTDAEKQAGAQHPLLTDRRNVIVIVDEAHRSHYDDLDGYARHLRDALPNATLIAFTGTPISFAERDTRAVFGDYIDIYDLTRAVDDGATVPVYFEPRLIKVSFADDTTEQDIDRAADEYTLGLDDTERARIEASVAVVNAVYGSPERIETLARDLVTHWEERRARMTPFLESPGKALIVGGTREICARLYSAIVALRPDWHSDALDGGKIKVVYSGSATDQPPVSDHVRRDSANNAIKDRLKDSSDELELVIVKDMMLTGFDAPPLHTLYLDRPLKGALLMQTLARVNRTFEGKEDGLLVAYAPLADNLAKALSEYTTSDQQNRPVGRDVDEAVQIATELVAQIREMLAGCDWRALIRRGGPRAMFVAATTATNFLRDAANPLNDPELGADRLANRYRAASGQLARAWALSSGRAGLAELHDEIAFYEEVRVWMAKFDAMERQARDEPVPEEIERLLSSLVAEAMSTGDVLDIYDAAGLPRLSLDDLGPEFLAKAQAAPNVHLAIEALRKSLVDAGSGVTQGNLIRQRAFSERIAEIMMRYTNQQLSAAEVIAELIELAKEVADEASRGAHFSPPLSNDELAFYDAVAQNGSAVAVQGEEVLAQIARELVAVMRRDVRTDWTVRDDVRAKLRSSIKRLLVKYKYPPDKQPGAIKLVMDQMESMAPRYADERRPGGT from the coding sequence ATGACCGGCATCTCCGAGGCCGACTGGGAGAACGCGGCCCTCGAGACACTTGCCGAGCCGCTCGGCTGGCAACCGCTCAGGGGGGACCAGATCGCTCTCGGCAGCGGCGAACGCGAGGCGTGGGACGAACTACTGATCCGTCCGCGCCTGCTCGATGCGATGCGCCGGCTCAATCCCGACGTGCCGGTGACCTACCTGCAGCAGGCCGCCGCCGAGATCGCCGCACCGAAATCGCTCGACGCGATCACCGAGAACTACCGCATCCACGAGTACCTCGTCGGCGGCTACCCGCTCAACTACATCGACAGCAACGGCCTCGAGCAGAACCCGCGCATCCGACTGCTCGGCGCGCCCGAACAAAACGACTGGCTGGCCGTCAACCAGGTCACGATCCGCCAAGGTGACCTGCACCGCCGGTTCGACATCGTGCTGTACGTGAACGGCATGCCGCTGAGCATCGTCGAGCTGAAGAAGGCCGGCTCGACCTCGACGGGCGTCGCCCCGGCACACGCCCAACTGCAGACCTACCTGCGCGAGTTCCCGATGGCGTTCCGGTTCTGCGTCTTCACGCTCGCCAGCGACGGGCTCGATGCCAAGTACGGCACCCCGTTCACGCCGCTCAATCACTTTGCGCCCTGGAACGTCGATGATGACGGCGCACCGCTCACCCAGCCGCGCATCGAAGGCGCGGTCGACGTTCTACCGCTCGACGACGCACTCAACGGCCTTTATAGCCAGAAGCGCTTTCTGCAGCTCACCCGCAACTTCACCGCCTTCGACGAAGGATCCGAAGGGCTCGTCAAGCGCATCGCGAAGCCGCACCAATACTTCGCCGTAACGAAAGCGGTCGACACCACGATCCAGGCGGTGGAGACGAACGGCAAGGCCGGAGTCGTGTGGCACACCCAGGGCTCGGGCAAGTCGATGGAGATGGAGTTGTACACGAACCTCGTGTCGCGGCATCCGAAGCTCAAGAACCCCACCGTCATCGTCGTGACCGATCGCAATGAACTCGACGGACAACTGTTCGAAACGTTCGACCGCAGCTTGCTGCTCGCCGAGAAGCCGGTTCAAGTGCGCGAGCGCGCGCAACTGCGCGACGAGCTGAGTCAGCGTGTCACGGGCGGCATCTACTTCACAACCCTGCAGAAATTCGGGCTGACGGATGCGGAGAAGCAGGCGGGGGCGCAGCATCCGCTGCTCACCGATCGACGAAACGTGATCGTGATCGTCGACGAAGCGCACCGCAGCCATTACGACGATCTCGACGGCTACGCTCGCCACTTGCGCGATGCGCTGCCGAACGCGACTCTCATTGCGTTCACGGGTACGCCGATCTCGTTCGCCGAGCGCGACACCCGCGCAGTTTTTGGTGACTACATCGATATCTACGACCTGACCCGAGCAGTCGACGACGGCGCGACCGTGCCTGTCTACTTCGAGCCGCGGCTCATCAAGGTGTCGTTCGCCGACGATACAACCGAGCAAGACATCGATCGCGCCGCCGACGAGTACACGCTCGGCCTCGACGACACCGAGCGGGCACGAATCGAGGCATCCGTCGCCGTTGTCAACGCGGTGTACGGATCGCCCGAGCGCATCGAGACCCTTGCGAGGGACCTCGTCACCCACTGGGAAGAACGCCGCGCCCGCATGACTCCTTTCCTCGAATCCCCTGGGAAGGCGCTCATCGTCGGAGGGACGCGTGAGATCTGCGCGCGGTTGTATTCGGCGATCGTGGCGTTGCGCCCCGACTGGCACTCCGACGCCCTCGACGGCGGCAAGATCAAGGTCGTCTACTCCGGATCGGCGACTGACCAGCCGCCCGTCAGCGACCACGTGCGGCGCGATTCGGCAAACAACGCAATCAAGGATCGACTGAAGGATTCTTCGGACGAGCTGGAACTCGTCATCGTCAAAGACATGATGCTGACCGGCTTCGACGCACCGCCGCTGCACACGCTCTATCTGGATCGCCCGCTGAAAGGCGCACTGCTGATGCAGACTCTGGCGCGAGTGAATCGCACGTTCGAGGGCAAGGAGGACGGCCTGCTCGTCGCATACGCACCGCTCGCGGACAACCTCGCCAAGGCACTTTCGGAGTACACGACTTCCGACCAGCAGAACCGGCCCGTTGGCCGCGATGTCGACGAGGCAGTGCAGATCGCGACCGAACTGGTCGCACAGATTCGCGAGATGCTCGCCGGTTGTGACTGGCGTGCCCTCATCCGACGCGGCGGACCGCGGGCGATGTTCGTTGCCGCGACGACCGCGACGAACTTCCTGCGGGATGCCGCGAACCCGCTCAACGACCCTGAACTCGGCGCCGACCGGCTCGCGAATCGCTATCGTGCCGCGAGCGGCCAGCTCGCTCGCGCGTGGGCCCTGAGCTCGGGCAGAGCGGGGCTCGCCGAACTGCACGATGAGATCGCCTTCTACGAAGAAGTGCGTGTCTGGATGGCGAAGTTCGATGCCATGGAACGGCAGGCGCGCGACGAGCCGGTGCCCGAGGAGATCGAGCGCCTGCTGAGCAGCCTGGTAGCCGAGGCGATGTCGACAGGCGACGTGCTCGACATCTACGATGCCGCCGGGCTGCCGCGACTCTCGCTCGACGATCTCGGCCCGGAGTTCCTCGCAAAGGCGCAGGCAGCGCCGAACGTGCACCTGGCGATCGAGGCGCTGCGCAAGTCGCTTGTCGACGCCGGGTCTGGCGTAACGCAAGGGAACCTGATCCGCCAGCGCGCGTTCTCGGAGCGCATAGCCGAGATCATGATGCGGTACACCAACCAGCAACTGTCTGCGGCAGAGGTCATCGCGGAACTGATCGAGCTCGCGAAGGAGGTCGCCGACGAGGCATCCCGTGGTGCACATTTTTCGCCGCCGCTCTCGAACGACGAACTTGCGTTCTACGACGCCGTGGCGCAAAACGGGTCTGCCGTCGCGGTCCAGGGGGAGGAAGTCCTAGCGCAGATCGCGCGAGAGCTCGTGGCGGTGATGCGCCGTGACGTGCGCACCGACTGGACGGTGCGCGACGACGTGCGCGCGAAGCTACGTTCATCGATCAAGCGGCTGCTCGTCAAGTACAAGTACCCGCCGGACAAGCAGCCCGGGGCCATCAAGCTGGTAATGGACCAGATGGAGTCGATGGCGCCGCGGTACGCCGACGAACGGCGGCCGGGCGGCACATGA
- the codA gene encoding cytosine deaminase: MIDLVVRGARLVDRTAPVDIQVDAGRFVAIAPASEVPPQAKQVIDANGALVNAPYVEPHVHLDATLTAGEPRWNESGTLWEGIACWSERKPMLSRDDVISRAEEVLRWYAANGTLHVRSHVDVTDRSLVALDALLEVRERVKDVIGLQLVAFPQEGVVSFPGGGELLEEAARRGVDVIGAIPHFEDTREDGVGSIDTAMDIAERYGLRIDAHCDEIDDEQSRFIEVLATRAQRSGLRDRVTASHTTAMGSYNAAYSYKLHRIIARSGINLVCNPVVNLHLQGRFEGYPKRRGLTQVKELLAAGVNVAFGNDDIMDPWFPMGTGNAVLVAYVGAVATQLTSPAEIAECFRMITDRPAAVLGLGDGYGIEVGRPASFVVLPASDAFDVIRRQVRPTHVVAHGRVIATAPAAASALTWPGREPELIDFVRERDRLPR; the protein is encoded by the coding sequence ATGATCGACCTGGTTGTCCGCGGGGCTCGACTCGTCGACCGCACCGCGCCTGTTGACATCCAAGTCGATGCCGGTCGCTTCGTGGCGATTGCGCCGGCATCCGAGGTGCCGCCGCAGGCGAAGCAGGTCATCGACGCAAACGGCGCACTGGTCAACGCGCCTTACGTTGAGCCGCACGTGCACCTGGATGCGACGCTCACGGCCGGCGAACCGCGCTGGAACGAGAGCGGCACGCTCTGGGAGGGAATCGCTTGTTGGTCGGAGCGCAAGCCCATGCTGAGCCGCGACGATGTCATCTCGCGTGCCGAGGAGGTGCTCCGCTGGTACGCGGCGAACGGTACGCTCCACGTGCGCAGCCATGTCGACGTGACCGATCGCAGCCTGGTCGCACTCGATGCACTGCTCGAGGTACGTGAGCGCGTCAAGGATGTCATCGGCCTGCAGCTGGTCGCTTTTCCGCAGGAAGGCGTTGTCTCCTTCCCAGGCGGCGGAGAACTTCTGGAAGAGGCGGCTCGGCGCGGAGTGGACGTGATCGGTGCCATCCCTCACTTCGAAGACACCCGTGAAGACGGCGTCGGCTCGATCGACACGGCGATGGACATCGCCGAGCGCTACGGGCTGCGGATCGATGCCCATTGCGACGAGATCGATGACGAGCAGTCCCGCTTCATCGAGGTACTCGCGACGAGAGCGCAGCGCAGCGGTCTGCGCGACCGGGTGACCGCGAGCCACACGACGGCGATGGGTTCGTACAATGCGGCATACAGTTACAAACTGCATCGCATCATCGCACGCTCAGGCATCAATCTCGTCTGCAATCCCGTGGTAAACCTCCACCTACAGGGCCGCTTTGAGGGGTATCCAAAGCGACGCGGACTCACTCAGGTAAAGGAGTTGCTGGCCGCGGGCGTGAATGTGGCCTTCGGCAACGACGACATCATGGATCCGTGGTTTCCGATGGGAACGGGGAACGCGGTCTTGGTGGCCTACGTCGGAGCAGTCGCAACCCAGCTGACCTCACCGGCCGAGATCGCCGAGTGCTTCCGAATGATCACCGACCGGCCGGCGGCCGTGCTCGGGTTGGGCGACGGGTACGGGATCGAGGTTGGACGGCCCGCCAGTTTCGTGGTCCTTCCAGCCTCGGATGCGTTCGACGTCATCCGCCGTCAGGTGCGGCCGACGCACGTGGTCGCACACGGAAGAGTGATCGCAACGGCTCCCGCGGCGGCGTCCGCGCTGACGTGGCCCGGACGCGAGCCCGAGTTGATCGACTTCGTGCGCGAGCGCGACCGGCTGCCTCGTTAG
- the speB gene encoding agmatinase, translating into MDAHDIIPPADGTKIPRYAGAPTFARLPRIDEVANYDVAILGAPFDGGVSFRPGARFGPSAIRQASRNLRPAFNPELDVAPFSVLQAVDAGDVPCNPYNIDEALQQIDDAASGLIAAGQRLVTLGGDHTIALGTLRAIARKHGPVALIHFDAHLDTWDSYFGADRTHGTVFRRAFEEGLLLKGSSIHVGIRGPLYDAQDLVADAGFGFSTIRASDFDRLGVEEVIRRVLERVGDTALYLSVDIDVLDPAFAPGTGTPEMGGFTSRELLTLLRALPGGQLVGVDVVEVSPAYDHAEITALAAATIAYETMSLMAAAQNGTRS; encoded by the coding sequence ATGGATGCGCACGACATCATTCCGCCAGCTGACGGCACCAAAATCCCACGCTACGCGGGGGCGCCGACGTTCGCCCGGCTGCCGCGCATCGATGAGGTGGCAAACTACGATGTGGCAATTCTCGGCGCGCCGTTCGACGGCGGCGTCTCGTTCAGACCTGGTGCGCGATTCGGGCCGTCGGCAATCCGTCAGGCGTCACGCAATCTGCGGCCGGCGTTTAACCCGGAGCTCGACGTGGCGCCGTTCAGTGTGCTGCAGGCGGTCGACGCCGGCGACGTGCCGTGCAATCCGTACAACATCGATGAGGCGCTCCAGCAGATCGACGATGCGGCAAGCGGTTTGATCGCCGCGGGGCAGAGACTCGTCACCCTCGGCGGTGACCACACGATCGCGCTGGGCACGCTGCGTGCGATCGCTCGAAAGCACGGCCCGGTAGCCCTGATCCACTTCGATGCGCACCTGGACACCTGGGATAGCTACTTCGGCGCGGATCGAACGCATGGCACCGTGTTCCGCCGCGCATTCGAAGAGGGACTGCTCTTGAAGGGCTCGTCGATCCACGTCGGCATCCGGGGGCCGCTTTACGATGCGCAGGATCTTGTAGCGGATGCCGGGTTCGGCTTCTCCACGATCCGCGCCAGCGATTTCGACAGGCTCGGCGTCGAGGAGGTCATCCGTCGCGTTCTGGAGCGGGTCGGTGACACGGCGCTGTATTTGTCTGTTGACATCGATGTGCTGGACCCAGCATTCGCGCCGGGCACAGGCACGCCAGAGATGGGCGGATTCACGTCTCGGGAGCTGCTGACGCTTCTGCGCGCTCTGCCGGGCGGCCAACTGGTCGGTGTCGACGTGGTGGAGGTGAGCCCGGCGTACGATCACGCCGAGATCACCGCATTGGCTGCAGCGACGATCGCGTATGAGACGATGTCGCTCATGGCAGCGGCACAAAACGGAACACGTTCATGA
- a CDS encoding polysaccharide deacetylase family protein, whose translation MTSEEVTPEGRDATRPADPIDWPGAMRSAMTLGFDMDDESVVLTANPQNRTRLSVMSHQAYGAVTGMPRILAMLKRRGLQATFFCPGYTAERYPDLLRRVRDEGHEIAHHGYLHEAIQGMSVQQEADVLDRGLDALERVAGVRPIGYRAPMWETTYATAGLLLDRGFLYDSSLMDSDVPYELAEHPHDGARSLIEIPVSWSLDDWEQYAYVPEVFGSGLIEDPAKALSMWSAELTESHRYGGCFALTAHPFLSGRLGRLRTLETLIDQMSEWDDLWITTAGEIAQHTRSLGLTPRVFPQPEM comes from the coding sequence GTGACTTCCGAAGAGGTGACACCAGAGGGGCGGGATGCAACGCGCCCCGCCGATCCGATCGACTGGCCGGGCGCAATGCGCTCCGCCATGACACTTGGCTTCGACATGGATGACGAGTCCGTCGTGCTCACGGCGAACCCGCAGAACCGCACCCGGCTATCTGTCATGTCGCATCAGGCATATGGAGCGGTCACCGGCATGCCGCGCATCCTCGCAATGTTGAAGCGGCGAGGCCTGCAGGCAACGTTCTTCTGCCCCGGGTACACGGCAGAGCGTTATCCGGATCTCCTCCGCCGCGTGCGCGACGAGGGCCACGAGATTGCGCACCACGGTTACCTGCACGAGGCGATCCAAGGAATGTCGGTACAACAGGAAGCGGATGTCCTCGATCGCGGCCTCGACGCATTGGAACGCGTTGCAGGGGTTCGTCCGATCGGCTACCGGGCGCCGATGTGGGAAACAACCTATGCCACAGCCGGTCTCTTGCTCGATCGCGGATTCCTATACGACTCGAGCCTCATGGATTCCGACGTTCCCTACGAACTCGCCGAGCACCCGCACGACGGCGCCCGTTCCCTGATCGAAATCCCCGTCTCGTGGTCGCTAGACGACTGGGAACAATACGCCTATGTGCCCGAGGTGTTCGGTTCCGGACTGATTGAGGATCCGGCCAAGGCACTGTCGATGTGGAGCGCGGAATTGACCGAATCGCACCGGTACGGCGGATGCTTCGCGCTGACGGCGCATCCGTTCCTCAGCGGGCGGTTGGGCCGGCTTCGCACGCTCGAGACGCTCATCGATCAGATGAGTGAATGGGATGACCTGTGGATCACAACGGCCGGAGAAATCGCGCAGCACACGCGTTCGCTCGGGCTGACGCCCCGAGTATTCCCCCAACCAGAAATGTGA
- a CDS encoding purine-cytosine permease family protein, whose product MSLVNDDLQTTEAAEHSLMPVPENARTSTVSHQFWIWCGANVAPINWVLGALGINLGLSLFQTILILVTGNIIGMATFGFFVLMGQRTAVSQMVLSRSAFGRRGAYFPALLQGLLAIGWCAINTWIILDLVVALFAKLGFNGGLPFKIIVAVIIMGLQVWLAAVGFRAIARFERWTVPITLAVLLVMTVVAWTSSGVHWNYSGKGLDGVALWSSATTLMTAIGIGWGITWFAYASDYSRFVSPSVSRAKLYFGSVLGQFIPTVWLGIFGATLATISQTVDPGQLVVDAFGWLAIPVIFLVIHGPIATNVLNIYSCSLSALTLDWNIDRRKLSYGVGVLALIFNIYLILNGDFASSLDGWLSGLVTWVAPWATIMLIHFYGVKKGTIDVPALFEPPRSKAIPDISWPAIIAFVLGIIATWNFEYAVPSWLQGFGATALGGIDLSWLAGAVIAGLAYWIGLAITSRSDALEPATK is encoded by the coding sequence GTGTCGTTGGTCAATGATGATCTGCAAACAACCGAGGCGGCAGAGCATTCGCTCATGCCGGTGCCCGAAAACGCAAGAACCTCCACCGTCTCCCACCAATTCTGGATCTGGTGCGGCGCGAACGTCGCTCCGATCAACTGGGTGCTCGGCGCCCTTGGCATCAACCTCGGGCTGAGCCTCTTCCAGACGATTCTCATCCTGGTGACCGGCAACATCATCGGGATGGCCACCTTCGGATTCTTCGTCCTTATGGGCCAGCGCACTGCTGTCAGCCAAATGGTGCTCTCCCGCAGCGCATTCGGTCGGCGCGGCGCTTATTTTCCGGCTCTGCTGCAGGGCCTTCTCGCGATCGGCTGGTGCGCCATCAACACCTGGATCATCTTGGACCTGGTCGTAGCGCTGTTCGCAAAACTCGGCTTCAACGGTGGCCTGCCGTTCAAGATCATCGTCGCGGTGATCATCATGGGCCTCCAGGTTTGGCTGGCCGCGGTCGGCTTCCGCGCCATCGCCCGATTCGAGCGCTGGACGGTGCCGATCACACTTGCCGTGCTCCTGGTGATGACCGTGGTCGCGTGGACCAGTTCAGGAGTCCATTGGAACTACAGCGGTAAGGGTCTCGACGGCGTGGCGCTGTGGAGTTCGGCAACGACGCTGATGACCGCGATCGGTATTGGTTGGGGCATTACCTGGTTCGCATACGCATCCGACTATTCGCGATTCGTCTCTCCCTCCGTTTCCCGCGCCAAGCTGTATTTCGGCAGCGTGCTGGGGCAGTTCATCCCGACGGTGTGGCTCGGCATCTTCGGCGCAACGCTGGCGACGATCTCGCAGACCGTAGACCCTGGGCAACTCGTCGTCGACGCGTTCGGGTGGTTGGCGATTCCGGTGATCTTTCTCGTCATTCACGGACCGATTGCGACCAACGTGTTGAACATCTACTCGTGCAGTCTCTCCGCACTCACCTTGGATTGGAATATCGACCGCCGCAAACTGAGCTACGGCGTCGGTGTGCTGGCGCTGATCTTCAACATCTACCTGATCCTGAACGGAGACTTCGCCTCGAGTCTGGATGGCTGGCTCAGCGGGCTCGTGACTTGGGTCGCACCATGGGCAACCATCATGCTCATCCACTTCTACGGCGTGAAAAAGGGGACCATCGACGTTCCTGCGCTTTTCGAGCCGCCACGATCGAAGGCCATTCCAGATATCTCCTGGCCCGCGATCATCGCGTTCGTGCTCGGCATCATCGCCACCTGGAACTTCGAATATGCGGTGCCGAGCTGGCTTCAAGGCTTCGGCGCGACGGCACTGGGCGGCATCGACCTGTCCTGGCTGGCAGGCGCAGTCATCGCGGGCCTCGCCTACTGGATCGGGCTGGCGATCACGTCACGATCGGACGCGTTGGAGCCGGCGACGAAGTGA
- a CDS encoding helix-turn-helix domain-containing protein, producing MTEPQDLSRGGVTDERVGHRIRQLRRAKGLSSKELAARAGLTASYISRIENAKVSPTVATVGKLVQAMGESFASLFDDAQASGPVVRAGDRHPLHSRGVDDFRVTPAWASRLVVMESLIGPGQASGAQPHTHPGDEECVLVLDGQLTVWLDNREYLLGPGDSATYLCRLPHRWRNVSTGSSRVLWIITPAIY from the coding sequence ATGACCGAACCGCAGGACCTGTCCCGGGGCGGTGTGACCGACGAGCGCGTCGGGCATCGCATCCGACAGCTCCGCAGAGCGAAGGGCCTGTCTTCGAAAGAACTCGCCGCGCGTGCAGGGTTGACCGCGTCCTACATCAGTCGCATCGAGAACGCCAAGGTCAGCCCGACCGTTGCCACCGTCGGCAAGCTCGTCCAGGCCATGGGCGAGAGCTTCGCAAGCCTGTTCGATGACGCGCAAGCGTCAGGTCCCGTCGTGCGCGCCGGCGACCGGCACCCGCTGCACAGTCGAGGCGTCGACGACTTCCGCGTGACCCCTGCCTGGGCATCGCGGCTTGTCGTCATGGAATCGCTCATCGGCCCGGGGCAGGCCAGCGGTGCCCAACCGCATACGCATCCGGGCGACGAGGAGTGCGTTCTGGTTCTTGACGGTCAACTGACAGTGTGGCTGGACAACCGCGAATACCTTCTTGGTCCCGGAGATTCCGCGACCTATCTGTGTCGGCTTCCACATCGTTGGAGAAATGTCAGCACCGGCTCGAGCCGCGTTCTGTGGATCATCACGCCGGCGATTTACTGA
- a CDS encoding aldo/keto reductase — protein sequence MHTRTLGQGLEVSAIGLGAMGMSQSYGPNPGDRDDMIRVLRSALDCGVTFFDTAEVYGPFVNEELVGEALEPVRDQVVIATKFGWKIDDGKSVGLDSRPERIRRVADESLRRLRTDVIDLFYQHRVDPNVPIEDVAGTVGDLVQAGKVRHFGLSEAAAATIRAAHAVFPVTALQSEYSLWTRDPEPEILPTLTELGIGFVPFSPLGKGFLTGAVDASTTFADGDVRTTIPRFTPENRDANHAIVERVSELANDKGATPGQIALAWLLAQQPWITPIPGTRRTSRIEENAGSTTVALSADEVADLDSLTSRLGVQGDRYNELHLGYVNR from the coding sequence ATGCACACACGAACCCTCGGCCAAGGCCTCGAAGTCTCCGCGATCGGATTGGGTGCCATGGGCATGTCCCAGAGCTACGGGCCCAATCCGGGCGACCGCGACGATATGATCCGTGTCCTACGCAGCGCCCTCGACTGCGGCGTCACCTTCTTCGACACCGCCGAGGTGTACGGGCCCTTCGTCAACGAGGAACTCGTCGGCGAAGCCTTGGAGCCGGTTCGCGACCAGGTCGTGATCGCGACCAAATTCGGCTGGAAGATCGACGACGGCAAATCCGTCGGCCTCGACAGCCGCCCTGAGCGCATCAGGCGCGTCGCAGACGAATCCCTTCGCCGGCTGCGCACAGACGTCATCGATCTCTTCTACCAGCACCGCGTCGACCCGAACGTCCCCATCGAGGACGTCGCCGGCACGGTCGGCGACCTCGTCCAGGCAGGCAAGGTGCGCCATTTCGGACTGTCCGAAGCTGCGGCCGCGACCATCCGAGCCGCCCACGCAGTCTTCCCGGTCACGGCGCTCCAGAGCGAGTACTCGCTGTGGACGCGAGACCCGGAGCCGGAGATCCTGCCGACACTGACGGAACTCGGCATCGGCTTCGTACCATTCAGCCCGCTCGGAAAGGGGTTCCTGACGGGCGCCGTAGACGCATCAACCACATTCGCCGACGGGGACGTACGAACGACTATCCCCCGGTTCACCCCGGAGAATCGGGATGCGAATCACGCCATCGTTGAGCGCGTCTCCGAACTCGCGAACGACAAGGGCGCCACTCCCGGACAGATCGCCCTGGCATGGTTGCTCGCCCAACAGCCCTGGATCACCCCGATCCCGGGCACCCGGCGCACGTCGCGGATTGAGGAGAACGCCGGCTCAACCACTGTCGCACTGTCCGCCGACGAGGTCGCTGATCTTGACTCGCTGACCAGTCGACTGGGAGTTCAAGGCGACCGGTATAACGAGCTGCACCTGGGCTACGTCAACCGATAG